In Collimonas arenae, a single genomic region encodes these proteins:
- a CDS encoding IlvD/Edd family dehydratase, whose product MTVDKKRPLRSAEWFGSNDKNGMMYRSWMKNQGIPDHEFQGKPIIGICNTWSELTPCNAHFRKIAEHVKRGISEAGGFPVEFPVFSNGESNLRPTAMLTRNLASMDVEESIRGNPMDAVVLLVGCDKTTPALLMGAASCDVPAIVVTGGPMLNGKHEGKDLGSGTAVWQLSEAVKGGQISMHQFLAAEAGMSRSAGTCNTMGTASTMACMAEALGTSLPHNAAIPAVDARRYVLAHMSGMRIVDMVWEDLRLSKVLTREAFENAIRVNAAIGGSTNAVIHLKAIAARIGVPLELEDWTRIGRGTPTLVDLQPSGRFLMEEFYYAGGLPGVLRRLGEAGLLPHKDALTVNGKSLWENNQDAPIYNDEVIRVIDKPLIADGGICILRGNLAPRGAVLKPSAATPELMKHRGKAVVFEDFAHYKERINDPELDVDASSVLVMKNCGPKGYPGMAEVGNMGLPPKLLAQGIKDMVRISDARMSGTAYGTVVLHVAPEAAAGGPLGVVEDGDWIELDCEAGRLHLDISDAEMAQRQIARTALNAETVTAHSGYQRLYIDRVLQADEGCDFDFLVGCRGSAVPKHSH is encoded by the coding sequence ATGACTGTCGATAAAAAGCGCCCGTTGCGTTCCGCCGAATGGTTTGGCAGCAATGACAAGAACGGCATGATGTACCGCAGCTGGATGAAAAACCAGGGTATCCCGGATCACGAGTTCCAGGGCAAGCCGATCATCGGCATCTGCAATACCTGGTCGGAGCTGACGCCTTGCAACGCCCATTTCAGAAAAATCGCCGAACACGTCAAACGCGGCATTTCCGAGGCTGGCGGCTTCCCGGTTGAATTCCCGGTATTTTCCAACGGCGAATCGAATCTGCGACCTACCGCCATGCTGACGCGCAACCTGGCCAGCATGGATGTGGAAGAATCGATCCGCGGCAATCCGATGGATGCGGTGGTGTTGCTGGTCGGCTGCGACAAGACCACGCCGGCGCTGTTGATGGGCGCGGCCAGTTGCGATGTGCCGGCGATCGTGGTGACCGGCGGCCCGATGCTCAACGGTAAGCATGAAGGCAAGGACCTCGGTTCCGGCACTGCCGTCTGGCAGCTGAGCGAAGCGGTCAAGGGCGGCCAGATCAGCATGCATCAATTCCTGGCGGCCGAAGCCGGCATGTCGCGCTCGGCCGGCACCTGCAACACCATGGGCACGGCTTCCACCATGGCTTGCATGGCCGAAGCGCTGGGCACATCGTTGCCGCATAACGCGGCGATTCCGGCAGTCGATGCACGCCGCTATGTATTGGCGCACATGTCCGGCATGCGGATTGTCGACATGGTGTGGGAAGACTTGCGGCTGTCCAAAGTCCTCACGCGCGAAGCATTTGAAAACGCCATCCGGGTCAATGCCGCGATTGGCGGTTCCACCAACGCCGTGATTCATCTGAAAGCCATCGCCGCGCGCATCGGCGTGCCGCTCGAACTTGAAGACTGGACCCGCATCGGTCGCGGCACACCGACCCTGGTCGATCTGCAGCCGTCGGGCCGTTTCCTGATGGAAGAGTTTTACTACGCCGGCGGCTTGCCGGGTGTATTGCGTCGTCTCGGCGAAGCCGGCTTGTTGCCGCACAAGGATGCGTTGACGGTCAACGGCAAATCGCTGTGGGAAAACAATCAGGACGCGCCGATCTACAACGATGAAGTGATCCGCGTCATCGACAAACCGCTGATCGCCGACGGTGGCATCTGCATCTTGCGCGGCAACCTGGCGCCGCGCGGCGCGGTGCTCAAGCCATCGGCCGCCACGCCGGAGCTGATGAAGCATCGCGGCAAGGCAGTGGTGTTCGAAGACTTCGCACACTACAAGGAACGTATCAACGATCCTGAGCTCGACGTCGACGCCAGTTCGGTACTGGTGATGAAGAACTGCGGTCCCAAGGGCTACCCCGGCATGGCGGAGGTCGGCAACATGGGTTTGCCGCCGAAATTGCTGGCGCAAGGCATCAAGGACATGGTGCGCATTTCCGATGCTCGCATGAGCGGCACAGCCTACGGCACTGTGGTCTTGCACGTAGCGCCGGAAGCGGCCGCGGGCGGTCCGCTGGGGGTTGTGGAAGACGGCGACTGGATCGAACTCGATTGCGAAGCGGGACGCTTGCATCTGGATATCAGCGATGCCGAAATGGCGCAACGCCAGATCGCCAGAACGGCGCTCAACGCGGAAACGGTGACGGCCCACAGCGGTTATCAACGGCTGTACATCGACCGTGTATTGCAAGCCGATGAAGGTTGCGATTTCGACTTCCTGGTCGGCTGCCGCGGCTCTGCCGTACCTAAACATTCTCACTGA
- the mmsB gene encoding multiple monosaccharide ABC transporter permease, with product MNNEIAAPAASENRAQPVQDKKEYAGFLKNNMREYGMLISLVVIMGFFQYMTDGTLMEPLNLTNLVLQNSYIVIMALGMLMVIVAGHIDLSVGSVVGFIGALAAVLIVNLHVNFVLASILCILAGGVIGAAQGYWVAFFKIPSFIVTLAGMLVFKGLTLALLQGQSIGPFPDDFQMLSSGFIPDMFNGANLRVTSLLLGVVVAAILIFVKVRARAKQIKHGMEDEPYVFFIIKNAIFAAVIIFFSYLLASYKGMPNVLIIMFLLMVVYTFVANRTTIGRRIYAVGGNEKAAKLSGIKTSRVSFYTFINMGMLAALAGLIFAARLNTATPKAGTGFELDVIAACFIGGASASGGVGKVMGAVIGAFVMGVMNNGMSIMGIGIDYQQVIKGLVLLAAVFVDVYNKNK from the coding sequence ATGAATAACGAAATTGCAGCGCCGGCAGCCAGCGAGAACCGGGCTCAGCCTGTGCAGGATAAAAAAGAATATGCCGGCTTCCTGAAAAACAACATGCGCGAATACGGCATGCTGATTTCCCTGGTCGTGATCATGGGATTTTTCCAGTACATGACCGACGGCACCCTGATGGAGCCGTTGAACCTGACCAACCTGGTGCTGCAGAACAGTTACATCGTCATCATGGCGCTTGGCATGCTGATGGTCATCGTGGCTGGCCATATCGATTTGTCGGTAGGCTCGGTGGTTGGCTTCATCGGCGCGCTGGCGGCGGTGCTGATCGTCAATCTGCATGTGAACTTTGTACTGGCCAGTATCCTGTGTATCCTGGCCGGTGGCGTAATCGGTGCGGCGCAGGGTTATTGGGTGGCGTTCTTCAAGATTCCTTCGTTCATCGTCACGCTGGCCGGCATGCTGGTGTTCAAGGGACTGACTCTTGCGCTGCTACAGGGGCAGTCGATCGGTCCGTTTCCCGATGATTTCCAGATGCTCAGCTCTGGCTTCATTCCAGATATGTTCAATGGCGCAAACTTGCGCGTCACCTCCTTGCTGCTGGGCGTGGTGGTCGCCGCGATCCTGATTTTCGTCAAAGTGCGGGCGCGCGCCAAGCAAATCAAGCACGGCATGGAAGATGAGCCTTATGTGTTCTTTATCATCAAAAATGCCATATTTGCTGCTGTGATCATTTTCTTCAGCTACTTGCTGGCGTCCTATAAAGGCATGCCGAATGTCCTGATCATCATGTTCCTGCTGATGGTGGTGTACACCTTCGTGGCCAACCGCACGACGATCGGACGCCGCATCTACGCGGTCGGCGGCAACGAGAAGGCAGCAAAACTGTCTGGCATCAAGACTTCCCGCGTATCGTTCTATACCTTCATCAACATGGGCATGCTGGCGGCATTGGCCGGCCTGATTTTTGCGGCTCGCCTGAATACCGCCACACCGAAAGCCGGCACCGGCTTTGAACTGGACGTGATCGCGGCTTGCTTCATTGGCGGCGCATCGGCCTCGGGCGGCGTCGGCAAGGTCATGGGCGCCGTGATCGGCGCTTTCGTGATGGGCGTGATGAACAACGGCATGTCGATCATGGGCATCGGCATCGACTATCAACAGGTGATCAAGGGCCTGGTCTTGCTGGCCGCGGTATTTGTCGACGTTTATAACAAGAATAAATAA
- the mmsA gene encoding multiple monosaccharide ABC transporter ATP-binding protein — protein METILEMRGIGKTFPGVKALDNVNLVVRSGEIHAVVGENGAGKSTLMKVLSGVYPHGSYTGDIHYQGQTRQFEGIADSEECGIIIIHQELALVPLLSITENIFLGNEQARHGVIDWAGSYAKTKELLAKVGLKESPSTLITNLGVGKQQLIEIAKALSKEVKLLILDEPTASLNESDSDALLELLLGLKAQGISSILISHKLNEISKVADSITILRDGSTVDTLDCHKEAISEDRIIQNMVGREMADRYPKRSPQIGETIFEVKQWYVHHPIHPDRQVIKGVDFHVKKGEIVGIAGLMGAGRTELAMSIFGRAYGQRISGKVFLRGKEIDVSTVQKAIDNGIAYVTEDRKGYGLILDQDIKKNITLANLEGVADKTVIDEGREYSVAADYRRQLKIRCSNVFQKVLNLSGGNQQKVVLSKWLFSNPDVLILDEPTRGIDVGAKYEIYTIIRQLASEGKCIIMISSEMPELLGMCDRVYVMNEGKFVGELTAAEASQEKIMRAIVRNVKNGDN, from the coding sequence ATGGAAACCATCCTGGAAATGCGCGGGATCGGGAAGACATTCCCGGGAGTCAAAGCATTAGATAATGTGAATCTGGTAGTGCGCAGCGGGGAAATCCACGCTGTAGTAGGCGAAAACGGTGCCGGTAAATCAACCTTGATGAAAGTGCTGAGCGGGGTATATCCGCATGGTTCCTACACCGGCGATATCCACTATCAAGGCCAGACAAGACAATTCGAAGGCATCGCCGACAGCGAAGAATGCGGCATCATCATCATCCACCAAGAATTGGCCCTGGTGCCTTTGCTGTCGATAACTGAGAATATTTTCCTCGGCAATGAACAGGCCAGACATGGCGTCATCGACTGGGCCGGTTCGTATGCGAAGACTAAGGAGCTGCTGGCGAAAGTCGGCCTCAAGGAATCTCCTAGCACCCTGATCACCAACCTCGGTGTCGGCAAACAGCAACTGATTGAAATCGCCAAGGCGTTGTCCAAGGAGGTCAAGCTGCTGATACTGGATGAGCCGACCGCCAGCCTGAATGAAAGTGATAGCGACGCGCTGCTGGAGTTGTTGCTGGGGCTTAAGGCGCAAGGTATTTCCTCGATCCTGATTTCGCACAAGCTCAACGAAATTTCCAAAGTCGCCGATTCGATCACGATCCTGCGCGACGGCAGCACGGTCGACACGCTGGACTGCCACAAGGAAGCGATCAGCGAAGACCGTATCATCCAGAACATGGTGGGTCGCGAGATGGCCGACCGTTACCCCAAACGCAGTCCGCAGATCGGTGAGACCATTTTCGAGGTCAAGCAGTGGTACGTGCATCACCCGATCCATCCGGACCGGCAGGTGATCAAGGGCGTCGATTTTCATGTCAAAAAGGGCGAGATCGTTGGTATCGCCGGCCTGATGGGCGCCGGCCGCACCGAACTGGCGATGAGCATCTTCGGCCGCGCTTACGGCCAGCGCATCAGCGGCAAGGTTTTCTTGCGCGGCAAGGAAATCGATGTCAGCACTGTGCAGAAAGCCATCGACAACGGCATTGCCTATGTCACCGAGGACCGCAAAGGCTACGGCCTGATCCTCGACCAGGACATCAAGAAAAATATCACGTTGGCCAACCTCGAAGGCGTGGCAGACAAGACTGTGATCGACGAAGGACGGGAATATTCGGTCGCGGCCGATTATCGCCGCCAGCTCAAAATCCGCTGCTCGAACGTATTCCAGAAAGTATTGAACCTGTCGGGTGGCAACCAGCAAAAGGTGGTGCTCAGCAAATGGCTGTTTTCCAACCCGGATGTGCTGATATTGGATGAACCGACGCGCGGTATCGACGTCGGCGCCAAGTACGAGATCTACACCATCATCAGGCAGCTGGCGAGCGAAGGAAAGTGCATCATCATGATTTCATCGGAAATGCCGGAACTGCTAGGCATGTGCGATCGCGTCTATGTCATGAACGAAGGGAAATTCGTCGGCGAACTGACGGCTGCCGAAGCATCCCAGGAAAAAATCATGCGCGCGATTGTGCGGAATGTGAAGAACGGAGACAACTGA
- the chvE gene encoding multiple monosaccharide ABC transporter substrate-binding protein, whose amino-acid sequence MIKTTIVGLMIGMFGLVTQASAQEKGLIGISMPTKSSARWIADGDNMVKVFKEKGYKTDLQYAEDDIPNQLAQIENMVTKGVKVLVIAAIDGTTLTNALQKASDKGVKVIAYDRLIRNSKNVDYYATFDNFQVGVLQASYIEKALGLKDGKGPFNIELFGGSADDNNAFFFYNGAMSVLQPYIDKGKLVVRSKQTGMDKVSTLRWDGAVAQARMDNLLSAYYGNAHVDAVLSPYDGISIGILSSLKGVGYGTPKQPMPIVTGQDAEVPSVKSIVRGEQRQTVFKDTRELAKVTVGMVDAVLSNKTPTINDTKTYNNGVKIVPSYLLKPVSVDVSNWKPVLIGSGYYTESQIK is encoded by the coding sequence ATGATTAAAACGACGATTGTTGGATTGATGATTGGCATGTTCGGCCTGGTGACACAGGCCAGCGCACAAGAGAAGGGCCTGATCGGTATCTCGATGCCAACCAAATCTTCGGCGCGCTGGATCGCCGATGGCGACAACATGGTCAAGGTGTTCAAGGAAAAGGGGTACAAGACCGATCTGCAATACGCCGAAGACGACATCCCGAACCAGCTGGCGCAGATTGAAAACATGGTGACCAAGGGCGTGAAAGTCCTGGTGATTGCGGCGATCGACGGCACCACGCTGACCAATGCCCTGCAAAAAGCCTCCGACAAAGGCGTCAAGGTCATCGCCTATGATCGCCTGATCCGCAATTCCAAGAACGTTGACTACTACGCTACCTTCGACAACTTCCAGGTTGGCGTGCTGCAGGCCAGCTACATTGAAAAAGCGCTGGGCCTGAAGGACGGCAAAGGCCCGTTCAACATCGAACTATTCGGTGGTTCGGCCGACGATAACAACGCTTTCTTTTTCTACAACGGCGCGATGTCAGTACTGCAGCCTTACATCGATAAAGGCAAGCTGGTAGTGCGCAGCAAGCAGACCGGCATGGACAAGGTTTCCACCTTGCGCTGGGATGGCGCAGTAGCACAGGCGCGCATGGACAACCTGCTCAGCGCCTATTACGGCAACGCCCATGTCGACGCGGTGCTGTCGCCGTATGACGGTATCAGTATCGGTATTTTGTCATCGCTCAAGGGCGTCGGCTACGGTACGCCTAAGCAGCCGATGCCGATCGTGACTGGCCAGGATGCAGAGGTTCCCTCGGTAAAATCGATTGTCCGCGGCGAGCAGCGCCAGACGGTATTCAAGGACACGCGCGAACTCGCCAAGGTCACCGTCGGCATGGTCGATGCGGTGCTGAGCAATAAAACGCCAACCATTAACGATACCAAGACCTATAACAATGGCGTCAAGATCGTGCCTTCTTATTTGTTGAAACCGGTCAGCGTCGATGTGTCGAACTGGAAGCCTGTACTGATCGGCAGCGGTTATTACACAGAAAGCCAGATTAAATAG
- a CDS encoding LysR family transcriptional regulator has product MRLTIRQLQIFLAVAQSGSTTAAADQVALSQSATSAALNELENLLDCRLFDRVGKRLILNDNGRLLLPQAAQVVDAAKTIEQQFLLPGMAQGGGLQIGSSTTIGSYLLPSLIASYRGQHSELQVRVTIANTADIVAAVVNFEVDVGLIEGPCHAPGLQVEPWILDELLIVSSPEHPIVKDIRGDKKIGVAQLREAEWLLREPGSGTREAVEQALLPHLHHLRQSCEFGNSEAIKHATAAGLGLSCLSQAVVADFLQSGRLVALNTTLPRLHRHFYLIHSKHKILSLRLMQFLAFCRGWS; this is encoded by the coding sequence ATGCGTCTTACCATCCGACAACTACAAATATTCCTGGCGGTAGCCCAATCCGGCAGCACTACTGCAGCAGCCGATCAGGTCGCGTTATCGCAATCCGCCACCAGCGCCGCATTGAATGAGCTGGAGAATTTGCTTGATTGCCGTTTGTTCGACCGTGTCGGCAAGCGTCTGATCCTTAACGACAACGGCCGTTTATTGTTGCCGCAGGCGGCGCAGGTAGTGGATGCCGCCAAGACCATCGAGCAGCAATTCCTGCTGCCAGGCATGGCGCAGGGTGGCGGTTTGCAGATTGGCTCCAGCACCACCATCGGCAGCTATCTGCTGCCATCGCTGATCGCATCCTATCGCGGGCAGCATAGCGAGTTGCAAGTGCGGGTGACGATCGCCAATACCGCCGATATCGTTGCCGCCGTGGTCAACTTTGAAGTTGATGTCGGCCTGATTGAAGGGCCTTGTCACGCGCCTGGTCTGCAGGTTGAACCATGGATACTGGATGAACTGCTGATCGTCAGTTCGCCAGAGCATCCGATCGTAAAAGATATCCGCGGCGACAAGAAGATTGGCGTGGCGCAATTGCGTGAAGCTGAATGGCTGCTGCGTGAACCTGGTTCCGGCACCCGCGAAGCAGTTGAGCAAGCCTTGCTGCCGCACCTGCATCACCTGCGGCAAAGCTGCGAATTCGGTAATTCAGAAGCGATCAAGCATGCGACTGCCGCCGGACTCGGCCTCAGTTGCCTGTCGCAGGCAGTTGTCGCCGATTTCCTGCAAAGCGGACGGCTGGTGGCCTTGAACACCACGTTACCCAGATTGCACCGGCATTTTTACCTGATCCATAGCAAACACAAAATCCTCTCGCTACGATTGATGCAATTCCTGGCTTTTTGCCGCGGCTGGTCCTGA
- a CDS encoding YeiH family protein, translated as MSTSTLASTAQIPKTGSPLPANLAGITLSAMIAAAAIAAAKIDWLQAHGFSALTLAIIIGMLVGNLGYRRIAPACGPGVNFSKQNLLRLGIILYGFRLTFQDIGHVGLSGVLIDALVLCSTFGMALLLGTRLFKLDRNTAMLIGAGSSICGAAAVMATEPVLRAQPAQVTVAVATVVVFGSLAIFLYPLLYQLNLHWQFLASSPLAYGIYTGSTVHEVAQVVAAARAISPDAANTAVITKMVRVMMLAPFLMLLSAYVAKKSAGAKNAGGAEKHGAGRLAIPWFAFGFVAVVALNSLALLPHTLVAQVNDADNVLLAMAMAALGISTHFSSIRTAGIKPLLFAACLFGWLIVAGAAINTVVLRLFA; from the coding sequence GTGAGCACCTCGACTCTGGCAAGCACAGCCCAAATTCCCAAAACAGGTTCACCACTGCCAGCCAACTTGGCAGGCATAACCCTGAGCGCCATGATCGCAGCGGCCGCCATCGCTGCAGCCAAAATCGACTGGCTGCAGGCGCATGGCTTCAGCGCCCTGACGCTGGCGATCATCATCGGCATGCTAGTCGGCAATCTAGGCTATCGGCGGATAGCGCCGGCCTGCGGGCCGGGCGTCAATTTTTCCAAACAAAACCTGCTACGCCTGGGCATCATCCTGTATGGCTTCCGCCTGACTTTCCAGGATATCGGCCATGTCGGCCTGAGCGGCGTCCTGATTGATGCGTTGGTACTGTGCTCGACTTTTGGCATGGCGCTGCTGCTAGGCACCCGCCTGTTCAAGCTCGATCGCAATACCGCCATGCTGATCGGCGCCGGTAGTTCCATCTGCGGCGCGGCGGCGGTCATGGCAACCGAACCGGTACTGCGCGCCCAGCCGGCACAGGTGACGGTGGCTGTGGCGACCGTGGTGGTATTCGGTTCGCTGGCGATCTTCCTCTATCCGCTGTTGTATCAATTGAATCTGCATTGGCAGTTCCTGGCGTCGTCGCCGCTGGCATACGGTATATATACCGGCTCGACGGTACATGAAGTGGCCCAGGTAGTCGCTGCCGCCCGCGCCATCAGCCCCGATGCCGCCAACACCGCAGTCATCACAAAGATGGTGCGGGTGATGATGCTGGCGCCGTTCCTGATGTTGTTGTCGGCTTATGTGGCAAAAAAATCGGCAGGCGCGAAGAATGCCGGCGGCGCAGAAAAACATGGCGCCGGCCGCCTGGCGATTCCCTGGTTTGCATTCGGTTTTGTCGCGGTGGTGGCGCTCAATTCACTGGCCCTGCTGCCCCACACGCTGGTAGCACAGGTCAACGATGCAGATAACGTATTGCTGGCAATGGCGATGGCTGCGCTGGGCATCTCAACCCATTTTTCATCGATACGCACCGCGGGCATTAAACCCCTGTTGTTTGCCGCTTGCCTGTTCGGCTGGCTGATCGTAGCTGGTGCGGCCATCAACACTGTGGTGCTACGCCTGTTTGCCTGA
- a CDS encoding NAD(P)-dependent alcohol dehydrogenase, whose amino-acid sequence MLKAVGYAAHNAHTPLTPFAFDRRSPGPHDVQIEILFCGVCHSDLHTARNEWHNTVYPAVPGHEIVGRVIKVGDQVTQFKAGDLAGVGCMVDSCQHCPSCAEGLEQYCENGFVGTYNAGDKHSGGVTFGGYASNIVVDQKFVLHISDKLDPAAAAPLLCAGITTFSPLRHWKVGKGHKVGIVGLGGLGHMGVKIAHAMGAHVVLFTTSPGKIDDALRLGADEVVISKDDAQMAQHANSFDFILNTVAAPHNLDAFLNLLKRDGAMTLVGAPAEAHPSPNVFNLIMKRRTLAGSLIGGIKETQEMLDFCAEHGIVSDIEMIAIQDINQAYERMLKSDVKYRFVIDMASLPKEAAAA is encoded by the coding sequence ATGCTGAAAGCCGTAGGATATGCCGCGCATAATGCGCACACGCCTTTGACGCCGTTCGCCTTTGACCGCCGTTCGCCGGGGCCCCATGATGTTCAGATCGAAATCCTGTTTTGCGGAGTCTGCCACTCCGATTTGCATACTGCGCGCAACGAATGGCACAACACCGTCTATCCGGCAGTGCCAGGCCATGAAATAGTCGGCCGCGTGATCAAGGTCGGCGACCAGGTCACGCAGTTCAAGGCAGGCGACCTGGCCGGCGTCGGCTGTATGGTCGATTCTTGCCAGCACTGTCCGAGCTGCGCCGAAGGGTTGGAGCAATATTGCGAAAACGGTTTTGTCGGCACTTACAATGCGGGCGATAAACATAGCGGTGGCGTCACTTTCGGTGGCTACGCCAGTAATATCGTGGTCGACCAGAAATTTGTCCTGCACATCTCGGACAAGCTCGATCCGGCGGCAGCGGCGCCGTTGCTGTGCGCTGGGATCACCACCTTCTCGCCGTTGCGCCATTGGAAAGTCGGCAAGGGCCACAAGGTTGGCATCGTCGGGCTCGGCGGCCTCGGCCACATGGGCGTCAAGATCGCCCACGCGATGGGCGCGCATGTGGTGTTGTTTACTACTTCGCCCGGCAAGATTGACGATGCCTTGAGGCTTGGGGCCGACGAAGTGGTGATTTCGAAAGATGACGCGCAGATGGCGCAGCACGCCAACAGTTTCGATTTCATCCTCAATACCGTCGCAGCCCCGCACAATCTGGACGCGTTTTTGAATCTGCTGAAACGCGATGGCGCCATGACGCTGGTAGGCGCTCCCGCAGAGGCGCATCCGTCGCCGAATGTCTTCAACCTGATCATGAAACGGCGCACGTTGGCCGGTTCCCTGATCGGCGGCATCAAGGAAACGCAGGAAATGCTGGATTTCTGCGCCGAACACGGCATTGTCTCGGATATCGAAATGATCGCTATCCAGGATATCAATCAGGCCTACGAGAGAATGCTGAAGAGCGACGTCAAATATCGCTTTGTGATTGATATGGCGTCATTGCCTAAAGAGGCGGCAGCCGCCTGA
- a CDS encoding porin, which yields MKKTVFALVALGLIGANAHAQSNVTIYGVIDTSLTYTSKVGPKNNSRFSVDSGDLSTSRIGFKGVEDLGGGLKAIFQLENGFNADDGSFGTASTLFDRKSVVGLSGGFGTVTIGRQTDFLEDIGNKYTSVQTFGGNGVKGGHFNNLDRISGSRTNNSIRYDSSNLSGFTGSLFYGFGEVAGQTSAGQAFGLGGNYANGPFGIGLAYFQTKLAADALPSKAGDTDLKTFTLGASYQAGPAKIYGAWSQTKRPLATAQTATGLVNITTATKANIFDLGVDYSLSGNLHLLASVIYDRADISRKTTGSTKGKTTQLNLGVDYFLSKRTDLYAMYSNQRANDINNPGVINGAYSNAPADDSSQNVLRVGLRHKF from the coding sequence ATGAAAAAGACCGTATTCGCACTAGTCGCCCTCGGCCTGATCGGCGCCAATGCACACGCTCAAAGCAATGTCACGATCTATGGCGTGATCGACACCAGCCTCACCTACACCAGCAAGGTCGGCCCGAAGAACAATAGCCGCTTCAGCGTTGATTCCGGCGACCTCTCGACCTCCCGTATCGGATTCAAGGGCGTAGAAGACTTGGGCGGCGGCTTGAAAGCGATTTTCCAACTGGAAAACGGCTTCAATGCGGACGACGGCTCTTTCGGCACTGCCAGCACCCTGTTTGACCGTAAATCGGTAGTTGGCCTGTCAGGCGGATTCGGCACCGTCACCATCGGTCGTCAAACCGATTTCCTGGAAGATATCGGCAACAAGTACACCTCGGTGCAAACCTTCGGCGGCAACGGCGTCAAAGGCGGCCACTTCAACAACCTGGACCGCATCTCGGGCTCGCGCACCAACAATTCGATCCGCTACGACAGCAGCAATCTGAGCGGCTTTACCGGCAGCCTGTTCTATGGCTTTGGCGAAGTGGCCGGCCAGACTTCCGCAGGCCAGGCCTTTGGTCTCGGCGGCAACTACGCCAACGGCCCGTTCGGCATCGGCCTGGCTTATTTCCAGACCAAGCTGGCGGCTGACGCCCTGCCAAGCAAGGCTGGCGATACCGACCTCAAGACATTCACTCTGGGCGCCAGCTATCAAGCCGGCCCGGCCAAGATCTACGGCGCATGGTCGCAAACCAAACGTCCGCTGGCGACTGCACAGACAGCAACCGGCCTGGTCAACATCACTACTGCTACCAAAGCCAACATCTTCGATCTGGGCGTGGATTATTCCCTGTCGGGTAACCTGCACCTGCTGGCCAGCGTGATCTATGACCGCGCCGACATCAGCCGCAAGACCACCGGCTCGACCAAGGGCAAGACAACCCAGCTGAACCTGGGCGTCGACTACTTCCTGTCGAAGCGCACCGATCTGTACGCCATGTACAGCAACCAGCGCGCCAACGACATCAACAATCCAGGCGTGATCAATGGCGCATACAGCAATGCGCCGGCGGACGACAGCAGCCAGAACGTCTTGCGCGTCGGCCTGCGTCACAAGTTCTGA
- the rpiA gene encoding ribose-5-phosphate isomerase RpiA codes for MTQDQLKQAVAREAIKYVVDGQIVGVGTGSTANFFIDELAKIKHRIKGAVASSEATAARLRAHDIEVYDLNQVATMPVYVDGADEITAQGAMIKGGGAALTREKIVASVAEKFICIADGSKLVKVLGKFPLPIEVIPMAQAVVARKLIKFGGEPRLRFKDGIPLITDNGNVIIDLVDLKITDPVELERQINQITGVVTVGLFAQQGANVCLLGTPDGVKTLTF; via the coding sequence ATGACCCAGGATCAACTTAAACAAGCTGTTGCCCGCGAAGCAATTAAATACGTGGTCGACGGCCAGATTGTCGGCGTCGGCACCGGCTCCACCGCCAATTTCTTCATTGATGAGCTGGCCAAGATCAAGCACCGCATCAAGGGTGCTGTGGCGTCCTCCGAAGCGACCGCTGCCCGCCTGCGCGCGCATGACATCGAAGTGTATGACCTGAATCAGGTCGCGACCATGCCGGTCTACGTTGACGGCGCCGATGAAATCACAGCCCAAGGAGCGATGATCAAGGGCGGCGGCGCGGCGTTGACGCGCGAAAAAATCGTTGCCTCGGTGGCCGAGAAATTCATTTGTATCGCCGATGGTTCCAAGCTGGTCAAAGTGCTGGGCAAGTTTCCGCTGCCGATTGAAGTGATCCCAATGGCGCAGGCAGTCGTGGCGCGCAAGCTGATCAAGTTTGGCGGCGAGCCGCGCCTGCGTTTCAAGGATGGAATTCCGCTGATTACCGACAATGGCAATGTGATTATCGATCTAGTCGACCTGAAGATTACCGATCCGGTGGAGCTGGAGCGGCAAATCAACCAGATCACCGGCGTGGTGACGGTCGGCCTGTTTGCGCAGCAGGGCGCTAACGTCTGTTTGCTGGGCACGCCTGACGGTGTGAAGACGCTTACGTTCTAA